The window GATCGAACGAAAGTGCCCCCGGCAGGACTCGAACCTGCAACCTACGGATTAGAAGGCCGTTGCTCTATCCATTGAGCTACGAGGGCAACTCGTCCAGAGTACTATGCCGGCGCCGGTGGCCCGCGAACGCCAGTAGCGATAGCGGTAAAGTCGAGACCAGAGCACTCCGGAGGCGGCACGGCACTCGATCCGCCGTCGAAGCCGCATCCGCCGGAGCCCGAGCGAACACGCCGTCTTGCGCGGTGGGAAGTGAGAGCATTCCGTGAATCCTGAGCCGGATGCGGCACGAGCGGCATACCCGACGGCCACATCCACCGAAGAGTTCGCCGCCAATATCGCGGCGGTGCGTGCCCGCATCGGCGCGGCCGCCACCCGATCCGGCCGAGATGCGGGAGAGGTGCGGCTGCTGCCCGTCAGCAAGACGGTTCCGGAGGAGCGATTGCGGCTCGCTGTCGCGGCCGGCGCCACGTTCCTCGGAGAGAACAAGGTGCAGGAGGCCCAGCGCAAGGCCGAGAGCCTCGCCGACATTCCGGATCTGAAGTGGGCGGTCATCGGGCACCTGCAGACGAACAAGGCGAAGTACGTCGCCCGCTTCGCCGCGGAGTTCCAGGCTCTGGACAGCATCCGCGTCGCTGAGGCGCTCCAGCGTCGTCTCGAGATCGAAGACCGCACGCTCGACGTCTACGTGCAGGTGAACACGTCCGAAGAAGACAGCAAATTCGGTCTTCCGCCCGAGCAGACGGCTTCGTTCATCGCGCAGCTGCCCGCCTTCGACCGCGTCCGGGTGAAGGGGCTCATGACCCTCGCTGTCTTCAGCGATGATCTCGACCGGGTGCGGCACTGCTTTGTGCTGCTGCGCACGCTCAGGGACCAATTGCGGCAGGCTGCGCCCGACTCGGTCGATCTCACGGGGCTGTCGATGGGCATGTCGGGGGATTTCGAGACAGCCGTGGAGGAGGGCGCGACGACAGTTCGCGTCGGGCAGGCCATCTTCGGATCACGCGCACTTCCAGACAGCTACTACTGGCCGGGCGGCACAGGGTCGGCGGCCGAGTGAACAACGAGGTCAGCGTTCGCACGAGCGGCTGGGAGATGGACAGTCGGCCCGTCGACATCGTCGTGATCAGTTCCCAGCTCGCCTACGGCGCCGTGGGAAACACAGCGTCGGCACGCGTCCTCACGGAAGCCGGCTACCGCTGTGTGCAGGTTCCGACCGTCATTCTCAGTGCGCTTCCGCATTACCCGGGGGTGCACGGCGGCCCGCTTCCCGACGACTGGTTCGCGGGGATTCTCGATGACCTGATCGGTCTCGGAGCTCTCGCTGAAGTCCGCTACGTCCTCGTCGGATTCCTCGCCCATTCCGGGCAGGCGGCCGTGATCGCCGAATGGTTCGCGGCACTGCGTACGAAGGTCCCCGGAGTGCGGCTCGTCGTCGACCCGGCGATGGGGGATGACGACGTCGGGCTCTACACCGACCCGGCGGTCGCGGCATCCTATGCCCGTCATCTGGTGCCGCTCGCTACGGGACTCACACCGAATCGCTTCGAACTCGCGATGCTGAGCGGCCGTGAACTCGTCGCCGCAGACGACGTCGCGGCGGCGGCGGCAGCTCTGCGTCCGGACGGCGGTTGGCTCATCGTCACGAGCGCCGACCCGACCGGCACCGCGGTGATCAGCAATCTCGTCGCAACCGAGGAGGGCACCCGAACGGTGCGCAACGAGCGACTGCGCACCGGCGCGAAGGGCGCCGGTGACATCTACGCCGCGACCGTGGTCGCGCGACTCCTCGCGGGAGCTGACATCTCAGTCGCCGCGGACGATGCCGGTCGCGCCGTCGCCGACACGATCCGCGAAGCGCCTCGCGTGTGACGAGTCAGTTCTGCGGATCGAGCACCACGTGTGAACGGTTATTCGTGAGGTAGTTCTGCGTCCACGACACGACCGCGCCGACCTTCTGACGAGTGCCGGAGAGCAGCGCGACGTGAACGAGAAGCCACGCCATGTACGCGAAGAATCCCTTCATGCGGATGCGCCGGCGGCCGATCTCGGCGACGGCCGCGCCGCGACCGATCATCGCCATGTAGCCCTTGTCCACATAGCCGAACGGTGTGCGCGGCAGCCCCTGGAGGTCCGCGATGATGTTCTTCGCAGCCCATTTTCCGGACTGCTGCGCCACCGACCCGAGTTGCGGCAGATGATCGCCGCGCGCATCC of the Paramicrobacterium humi genome contains:
- a CDS encoding YggS family pyridoxal phosphate-dependent enzyme; protein product: MNPEPDAARAAYPTATSTEEFAANIAAVRARIGAAATRSGRDAGEVRLLPVSKTVPEERLRLAVAAGATFLGENKVQEAQRKAESLADIPDLKWAVIGHLQTNKAKYVARFAAEFQALDSIRVAEALQRRLEIEDRTLDVYVQVNTSEEDSKFGLPPEQTASFIAQLPAFDRVRVKGLMTLAVFSDDLDRVRHCFVLLRTLRDQLRQAAPDSVDLTGLSMGMSGDFETAVEEGATTVRVGQAIFGSRALPDSYYWPGGTGSAAE
- a CDS encoding PfkB family carbohydrate kinase; the protein is MNNEVSVRTSGWEMDSRPVDIVVISSQLAYGAVGNTASARVLTEAGYRCVQVPTVILSALPHYPGVHGGPLPDDWFAGILDDLIGLGALAEVRYVLVGFLAHSGQAAVIAEWFAALRTKVPGVRLVVDPAMGDDDVGLYTDPAVAASYARHLVPLATGLTPNRFELAMLSGRELVAADDVAAAAAALRPDGGWLIVTSADPTGTAVISNLVATEEGTRTVRNERLRTGAKGAGDIYAATVVARLLAGADISVAADDAGRAVADTIREAPRV